In Candidatus Hamiltonella defensa 5AT (Acyrthosiphon pisum), one genomic interval encodes:
- the infB gene encoding translation initiation factor IF-2: MTDVTVKSLAEEIKTSVDRLVQQFFDAGIKKSQTDTVTQQEKEKLLAHLNRQQGTVDNQLTLQRKTRSVLNIQVTGGKSKTVHIEVRKKRTYVNPSVTKPEAPLPEEENAQIPKITKNTFSQESLNKTSPQKSLKTKAIEKAKIESPKKERHSLKEKQKKEAQSEKARREAEASSLKRFAEEEVRRKVEEEAKRVAEQARKMAIENEAKWSELVADQIDSVDYHVTTSEHARAAEDENDAKVEGDRRSRHRGTKTTKQKKTNKLSESKTDREEARAVVRKSKRKPSALQQSFNKPVVALNRDVVIGETISVAELANKMAVKGSQVIKAMMKLGAMATINQVIDQETAQLVAEEMGHKVILRRENELEEALMSDRDTGVLTVHRAPVVTIMGHVDHGKTSLLDYIRSTKVATGEAGGITQHIGAYHVETENGMITFLDTPGHAAFTSMRARGAQATDIVVLVVAADDGVMPQTIEAIQHAKAAKVPVVVAVNKIDKAEADPDRVKKELIQHGIQPEEWGGDSQFIHVSAKVGTGIDDLLNAILLQAEVLELKAVKSGMANGVVIESFLDKGRGPVATVLVQEGTLNKGDIVLCGFQYGRVRAMRNELGREVISAGPSIPVEILGLSSVSSAGDAVTVVRDEKKAREVALYRQGKFREIKLARQQKSKLENMFDSLREGEISELNIVLKSDVQGSCEAIREALQKLSTDEVKIKIIGSGVGGITETDATLAAASNAIILGFNVRADAATRRLVEAENLNLRYYSVIYDLLDEVKQAMSGMLSPKYEQKIIGLAEVRDVFKSPKFGAIAGCMVVEGLIKRSSPIRVLRNNVVIYEGELESLRRFKDDVNEVRNGIECGIGVKNYDVQVNDTIEVFEIIEIKRTIS, translated from the coding sequence ATGACAGATGTAACCGTAAAATCGCTGGCAGAAGAAATTAAAACTTCCGTTGATCGTTTAGTGCAACAATTTTTTGATGCAGGGATCAAAAAATCTCAAACGGATACTGTAACCCAGCAAGAAAAAGAAAAATTACTGGCGCACCTTAATCGTCAACAGGGCACCGTGGATAATCAGCTTACTTTGCAACGAAAAACCCGTAGTGTTTTAAATATTCAAGTCACTGGCGGAAAAAGTAAAACTGTGCATATTGAGGTACGTAAAAAACGTACTTATGTTAATCCATCTGTCACAAAGCCAGAAGCGCCGCTTCCAGAAGAGGAAAACGCTCAAATACCCAAAATAACAAAAAACACATTTTCTCAAGAATCACTCAATAAAACGTCTCCTCAAAAATCGCTTAAAACTAAAGCCATTGAAAAAGCAAAAATTGAATCCCCCAAAAAAGAACGCCATTCTCTTAAAGAAAAACAGAAAAAAGAAGCTCAATCTGAAAAAGCGCGGCGTGAAGCAGAAGCCTCATCGCTGAAGCGTTTTGCCGAAGAAGAAGTCAGGCGTAAAGTCGAAGAGGAAGCAAAGCGTGTTGCCGAACAAGCTCGAAAAATGGCCATTGAAAATGAAGCCAAGTGGTCAGAGCTGGTGGCAGATCAAATTGATTCGGTGGATTACCATGTAACAACTTCAGAACACGCTCGTGCTGCAGAAGACGAAAATGACGCTAAAGTTGAAGGGGATCGACGTAGTCGTCATCGTGGGACTAAAACAACAAAACAGAAAAAGACCAATAAACTCTCAGAGTCCAAAACGGATCGTGAAGAAGCCAGAGCAGTCGTTCGAAAAAGCAAACGTAAGCCAAGTGCCCTACAACAGAGCTTTAATAAGCCTGTGGTCGCTCTTAATCGTGATGTCGTGATTGGTGAAACCATCAGTGTTGCTGAATTAGCCAATAAAATGGCCGTTAAAGGTTCTCAAGTCATTAAGGCCATGATGAAATTGGGCGCTATGGCAACAATTAATCAAGTCATAGATCAAGAAACCGCACAATTGGTAGCAGAAGAAATGGGTCATAAAGTGATCCTGAGACGGGAAAATGAGCTAGAAGAAGCTTTAATGAGTGATAGAGATACCGGTGTTTTAACAGTACATCGTGCACCTGTTGTGACTATTATGGGTCATGTTGATCACGGGAAAACCTCATTACTCGATTATATTCGCTCAACGAAGGTAGCCACAGGAGAAGCGGGCGGAATTACGCAACATATTGGGGCTTATCACGTTGAAACAGAAAATGGCATGATCACTTTTTTAGATACTCCAGGACATGCTGCTTTTACGTCTATGAGAGCTCGAGGTGCCCAGGCAACGGATATCGTTGTATTAGTGGTCGCGGCCGATGATGGGGTTATGCCTCAAACTATTGAAGCGATTCAGCATGCTAAAGCTGCCAAAGTTCCGGTGGTAGTCGCGGTCAATAAAATAGATAAAGCAGAAGCGGACCCCGATCGTGTTAAAAAAGAGCTGATACAACATGGTATTCAGCCTGAAGAATGGGGTGGAGATTCTCAATTCATTCATGTATCTGCAAAAGTAGGAACAGGTATTGACGATCTTCTCAACGCTATCTTATTACAAGCAGAAGTCCTTGAGCTAAAAGCCGTAAAAAGCGGTATGGCCAATGGAGTGGTTATAGAGTCTTTCTTAGACAAAGGCCGTGGTCCAGTGGCAACAGTATTAGTACAAGAAGGTACTCTAAATAAGGGAGATATTGTTTTATGTGGCTTTCAATACGGCAGAGTGCGTGCAATGCGTAATGAATTAGGCCGTGAAGTGATTTCTGCTGGCCCCTCTATCCCAGTAGAAATTCTTGGGTTGTCCAGTGTTTCTTCTGCAGGAGATGCTGTGACTGTTGTTCGTGATGAGAAAAAAGCGCGTGAAGTTGCTTTGTATCGACAGGGTAAATTTCGTGAAATCAAGCTGGCTCGCCAACAGAAATCAAAACTTGAGAATATGTTTGATAGCCTGAGGGAAGGTGAAATTTCAGAATTAAATATTGTATTAAAGTCTGATGTACAGGGTTCTTGTGAAGCCATCAGAGAGGCATTACAAAAATTGTCGACAGATGAAGTGAAAATTAAAATCATTGGTTCAGGTGTGGGAGGTATTACAGAAACAGATGCGACTTTAGCAGCAGCATCCAACGCGATTATTCTGGGCTTTAATGTTCGCGCTGATGCGGCAACGCGTCGTTTAGTAGAAGCAGAAAACTTAAATTTACGTTACTACTCTGTCATTTATGATTTGCTTGATGAAGTTAAACAAGCCATGAGTGGCATGCTTTCACCCAAATATGAACAAAAAATTATTGGTCTTGCAGAGGTTCGTGACGTATTTAAATCTCCGAAATTTGGGGCCATTGCTGGTTGTATGGTTGTTGAAGGCCTGATTAAACGCAGCAGTCCTATTCGTGTACTCCGTAATAATGTGGTCATCTATGAGGGTGAACTAGAATCTTTACGTCGTTTCAAAGATGACGTGAACGAAGTACGTAATGGAATAGAATGTGGTATTGGAGTGAAAAATTATGATGTGCAAGTGAACGATACGATTGAAGTTTTTGAAATAATTGAAATTAAAAGAACTATTTCTTAA
- the nusA gene encoding transcription termination factor NusA, which produces MNKEILAVVEAVSNEKSLPREKIFEALESALATATKKKYDQDVEVRIKINRKTGDFDTFRRWLAVDIVTSPTREITLEAAQFQDSQIQLGDYVEDQIESVIFDRITTQTAKQVIVQKVREAERAMLVEQFRQHQGKIVTGVVKKATRENIYLDLGNNTEGIIGREDMLPRENIRTGDRIRGVLYDVRPEARGAQLFISRSRPEMLIELFRIEVPEIGEELIEIKAAARDPASRAKIAVKSNDKRIDPVGACVGMRGARVQAVSTELGGERIDIILWDDNPVQFVINAMAPAEVVSVTIDEDKHTMDIAVEATHLAQAIGRNGQNVRLASRLSGWELNVMTAEELQSKNQAEVDSIVHTFIQHLNIDKEFAEVLIEEGLSSLEELVCVPIEELLEIEGLDEETVNALRDRAKKTLTTLALAENFSGNSPSDDLLNLPNMDSKIAFRLSASGISTLEDLAEQSIDDLADIEGLSNDKAGELIMAARGICWFSDDNT; this is translated from the coding sequence GCACTGGCGACAGCAACAAAAAAAAAATATGATCAAGACGTTGAAGTTCGTATCAAAATTAATCGTAAAACCGGTGATTTTGATACTTTTCGTCGTTGGCTCGCCGTTGATATTGTGACATCACCCACACGAGAAATCACTTTAGAAGCGGCTCAGTTTCAAGATTCTCAAATTCAGCTCGGTGATTATGTTGAAGATCAAATTGAATCTGTCATTTTTGATCGAATTACAACACAAACAGCCAAACAGGTCATAGTACAAAAAGTCAGGGAGGCTGAGAGAGCGATGCTCGTTGAGCAGTTTCGTCAACATCAGGGGAAAATTGTCACCGGCGTAGTAAAAAAAGCGACTCGTGAAAATATTTATCTTGATCTGGGCAATAATACCGAAGGCATTATTGGTCGTGAAGACATGTTGCCAAGAGAAAATATTCGTACAGGTGATCGTATTCGTGGTGTTTTGTATGATGTTCGTCCTGAGGCAAGAGGGGCTCAATTGTTTATCAGTCGTTCACGCCCAGAAATGCTGATAGAGTTATTTCGTATTGAAGTCCCTGAAATTGGCGAAGAATTGATTGAAATCAAAGCCGCTGCGAGAGATCCTGCTTCTAGAGCGAAAATTGCAGTAAAAAGTAATGATAAACGTATTGACCCTGTGGGCGCTTGTGTAGGAATGAGAGGGGCTCGTGTGCAAGCTGTTTCCACTGAATTGGGCGGTGAACGTATCGATATTATTTTATGGGATGATAATCCTGTTCAGTTTGTCATTAACGCAATGGCACCTGCAGAGGTGGTTAGTGTCACCATAGATGAAGATAAGCATACAATGGATATTGCTGTTGAAGCTACTCACTTGGCTCAAGCGATTGGACGTAATGGGCAAAATGTGCGTTTGGCTTCACGACTCAGTGGTTGGGAATTAAATGTGATGACGGCAGAAGAACTGCAGTCAAAAAATCAAGCTGAAGTCGACTCTATTGTACATACTTTTATTCAACACCTTAATATTGATAAAGAATTTGCTGAAGTTTTAATTGAAGAAGGTTTGTCTTCTTTAGAAGAATTGGTTTGTGTCCCTATTGAGGAGCTATTAGAGATAGAAGGGCTTGACGAAGAAACGGTTAATGCATTGCGTGATCGAGCCAAAAAAACATTAACCACCCTTGCCTTGGCAGAAAATTTTAGTGGTAACTCCCCCTCTGATGATTTATTAAATTTACCCAATATGGATTCTAAAATTGCCTTTAGATTATCTGCATCTGGCATATCCACACTGGAAGATCTGGCTGAGCAGTCTATTGACGATTTGGCTGATATTGAGGGTCTGAGTAATGATAAGGCCGGTGAGCTGATTATGGCTGCCCGTGGAATTTGTTGGTTTAGCGATGATAATACCTAA